One Saprospiraceae bacterium DNA window includes the following coding sequences:
- a CDS encoding stage II sporulation protein M, protein MKETKFIEQNKEKWADFEESLRERQHDPARLNELFVQITDDLSYARTFYPNRSVRMYLNTLAQRIFHNIYQGKRLPVERLRRFWTDELPQLFWLERRAFFLSFCVFALAFSIGVVSSVINPDFARIILGDEYVEMTVRNIEGGDPMAVYKREAPGGMTVSIAARNLFVAFQTAILGVLASIGTVFILLINGIMVGAFQYFFVEKGVFWDSFLTIWIHGTLEISAIIIAGASGLVAGSGLLFPGTYTRGQAFQISIRRGLKMFFGIVPIILLAAFFEGFFTRYTQTPDALRAAFILTSLAFVLWYFVWLPRHKATTGGFHEPPHDKEIPPDRAHAIDFNAIKSAGEIFSDTFTLLRRHPKTTLWGLFGTAALFVAFAFGLSHQDPASTFYLDNQARWPFNTLVGTAQFFQNDPVPFLFYFQIMLLAMLTIAAFRALEQEMAAEMRVPFSRKRMLLAVLPILLPMLGFVFVFQLWEEGAAFLWGMAAYPFLALWSAAIYFETLNPLAALLRAFRLMRWGQGLTLGFLVVMLQVLLFMFIDTPVWSLALQLFSWLVPQQAGAMAAYTTIATCGAASVLLYFAFLMIALCGGLQYFSSREITDATSLFEGIEQVGSGRQIRGLARE, encoded by the coding sequence ATGAAAGAGACCAAATTCATCGAGCAAAACAAGGAAAAATGGGCTGACTTCGAGGAGTCGCTCCGCGAGCGCCAGCACGACCCCGCTCGGCTGAACGAACTTTTCGTGCAAATCACCGACGACCTGTCATACGCCCGCACTTTCTACCCGAACCGCTCGGTACGAATGTATCTCAACACGCTGGCGCAGCGCATTTTCCACAACATCTACCAAGGCAAACGCCTCCCGGTGGAACGACTGCGGCGCTTCTGGACGGACGAGTTGCCACAACTTTTCTGGCTGGAGCGACGGGCGTTTTTTCTGTCTTTTTGCGTGTTCGCCCTAGCCTTTTCGATTGGGGTGGTGTCGAGCGTCATCAACCCCGATTTTGCCCGCATCATACTCGGCGACGAGTATGTGGAAATGACCGTGCGCAACATCGAGGGAGGCGACCCCATGGCCGTATATAAGCGCGAGGCGCCGGGGGGCATGACGGTCAGCATCGCCGCTCGCAATCTTTTCGTTGCTTTTCAAACGGCCATTTTGGGTGTGTTGGCCTCCATCGGCACCGTGTTCATCTTGCTCATCAATGGCATCATGGTAGGTGCTTTTCAATATTTTTTTGTCGAAAAGGGCGTGTTTTGGGATTCCTTTCTCACCATCTGGATTCACGGCACTTTAGAGATTAGCGCCATCATCATCGCTGGTGCCTCCGGGCTGGTGGCTGGGTCGGGGTTGTTGTTTCCGGGCACCTACACGCGCGGGCAAGCCTTTCAAATCAGCATACGGCGCGGGCTAAAAATGTTTTTTGGCATCGTGCCCATCATCTTGCTGGCAGCTTTTTTTGAGGGCTTTTTCACGCGCTACACCCAAACGCCCGATGCGCTGCGGGCGGCGTTCATCCTCACCTCGCTGGCTTTTGTACTTTGGTACTTTGTGTGGCTCCCCCGCCACAAGGCAACAACTGGCGGTTTCCATGAGCCGCCACACGACAAAGAGATTCCGCCCGACCGCGCACATGCCATTGACTTCAATGCCATCAAAAGCGCCGGGGAGATTTTTTCCGATACTTTCACCTTGCTGCGTCGCCACCCTAAAACCACTTTGTGGGGGCTTTTTGGCACGGCGGCTCTTTTTGTGGCTTTTGCGTTCGGCCTTTCGCACCAAGACCCGGCCAGCACTTTTTACCTCGACAATCAGGCCCGATGGCCTTTCAACACCTTAGTCGGCACCGCGCAGTTTTTTCAAAATGACCCGGTCCCGTTTTTATTCTATTTCCAAATCATGCTCCTCGCCATGCTGACAATAGCGGCGTTTCGCGCATTGGAACAAGAAATGGCGGCAGAAATGCGAGTGCCTTTTTCCCGAAAAAGGATGTTGCTCGCGGTCTTGCCGATATTGCTGCCAATGTTGGGCTTTGTCTTCGTATTCCAGCTTTGGGAGGAAGGCGCCGCGTTTTTGTGGGGCATGGCAGCCTATCCTTTTTTGGCGCTTTGGAGTGCCGCTATCTATTTTGAGACACTCAACCCTTTGGCGGCATTGCTTCGGGCTTTTCGGCTGATGCGCTGGGGGCAGGGGCTGACGCTAGGCTTTCTCGTGGTGATGTTGCAAGTGCTGCTTTTCATGTTTATTGACACCCCTGTTTGGAGCCTCGCCCTGCAACTATTTAGCTGGCTGGTGCCGCAGCAGGCTGGCGCGATGGCTGCCTACACGACCATCGCCACTTGCGGCGCCGCGAGCGTGTTGCTCTATTTTGCTTTCTTGATGATTGCGCTCTGCGGTGGCCTACAGTATTTCTCGAGCCGCGAAATCACCGATGCCACCAGCCTTTTTGAGGGCATCGAGCAAGTGGGTAGCGGACGACAGATTAGGGGGTTGGCACGCGAATGA